One genomic segment of Misgurnus anguillicaudatus chromosome 23, ASM2758022v2, whole genome shotgun sequence includes these proteins:
- the rxfp3.2b gene encoding relaxin family peptide receptor 3.2b, with product MERNNTSQTLALGECEHMLDPTAGLDNCTDGASGNLSLRCWLHLLTKESSSTLQGDGSSLAVRVMIALIYSVVCALGLVGNSLALYLLHSRYRQKQSSINCFVMGLALTDLQFVLTLPFWAVDTALDFRWPFGKVMCKIISSVTTMNMYASVFFLTAMSVARYYSIVSSLKMHSRRAAAAAAKWICLSIWVVSLIATLPHSIYSTIAQVSTDEELCLVRFPETGSWDPQLLLGLYQLQKVLLGFLIPLVVISVCYLLLLRIVLSRRISGVIGSESEVGRHKRRSKVTKSVVIVVLSFFLCWLPNQALTLWGVLIKFDLIPFSKAFYNAQAYAFPLTVCLAHTNSCLNPVLYCLIRREFRAGLKELLWRATPSYSSIARLLPRKAKVAEAPPVLVLVQMDV from the coding sequence ATGGAGAGGAATAACACCAGTCAAACTCTGGCACTTGGAGAATGCGAGCACATGTTGGATCCCACTGCAGGGCTGGACAATTGTACAGATGGTGCCAGTGGGAACCTTTCATTACGCTGCTGGCTGCATTTGTTGACTAAGGAGTCTAGTTCAACCCTGCAAGGTGATGGGTCTAGCCTGGCTGTGCGTGTAATGATCGCCCTGATTTATTCAGTGGTGTGCGCTTTGGGACTCGTAGGGAACTCGCTTGCGCTCTACCTCCTGCACTCTCGGTACCGGCAGAAGCAGTCCTCCATCAACTGTTTTGTGATGGGTCTGGCACTAACTGATCTACAGTTCGTCCTAACCTTGCCGTTCTGGGCCGTGGACACTGCATTGGACTTTCGCTGGCCTTTTGGAAAAGTCATGTGTAAAATCATCAGCTCGGTGACAACTATGAACATGTACGCCAGTGTATTTTTCCTGACCGCCATGAGCGTGGCCAGGTATTACTCCATCGTGTCCTCGTTGAAAATGCACAGTCGGCGTGCGGCGGCGGCTGCGGCCAAATGGATCTGCTTGAGCATTTGGGTCGTGTCGTTGATCGCCACACTTCCACATTCTATATATTCTACTATAGCTCAAGTATCCACGGATGAGGAGCTTTGCCTGGTCCGTTTTCCCGAAACGGGCAGCTGGGACCCACAACTGTTGCTTGGTCTTTACCAGCTTCAGAAGGTCCTACTTGGATTTCTGATTCCTCTAGTGGTGATAAGCGTCTGCTATCTCCTACTGCTAAGAATCGTGCTGAGCCGCAGGATTAGTGGGGTCATCGGATCCGAAAGCGAGGTGGGTCGTCACAAGCGCCGTTCTAAAGTCACGAAATCCGTCGTGATTGTAGTCCTTTCCTTCTTTTTGTGTTGGCTGCCCAATCAGGCGTTGACTCTGTGGGGCGTCCTTATCAAGTTCGACCTGATACCTTTTAGCAAGGCCTTCTACAATGCCCAGGCATACGCCTTCCCCCTGACCGTTTGCTTGGCCCACACAAACAGCTGCCTTAATCCTGTCCTTTACTGTCTGATAAGGCGAGAATTTCGTGCTGGACTCAAAGAGCTTCTGTGGAGGGCTACACCGTCCTACAGCAGCATCGCTCGGCTGCTCCCACGGAAAGCAAAGGTGGCTGAGGCGCCTCCGGTTCTGGTCTTGGTGCAAATGGACGTGTGA